One Etheostoma spectabile isolate EspeVRDwgs_2016 chromosome 12, UIUC_Espe_1.0, whole genome shotgun sequence genomic window carries:
- the LOC116699405 gene encoding zinc finger protein 382 has translation MANCVAFQSKLTSIMEMLAKAAVVEISQLWEDGFALVQLELRRRESEIEALNRKLTMMENERLTVLSQAQTNVTNPSSSSSSKREQQTQLLPPTGDGPIIDSVQTLSSDQSIREKADTSANHRTPPPSQTEEKQCEQLNSGVCDSDGRDDDEDLIVKLEDEDDVQIVEQTVDSDHSVSDGAGHHEMEVNLQPAEVMEEQESQQWSSVSVGDSDTADDSDCFFEPKQLSQNLDSEILLIQNALDIFDHSAETAYSDRFTRDNGQGASSKSRAPVTFSQAQPSQPLDENNHPHERGVSIRFLAEKQPHAKNASAFNPDNRFFLLNDPELHKTIATRRIKEKWFICPFCGKSFDRVSHLEIHQRIHTGEKPYTCDTCGKCFSQRSNLRTHQRTHKEALSQNAV, from the exons ATGGCCAACTGTGTGGCTTTCCAGAGCAAGCTAACCTCCATCATGGAGATGCTAGCTAAAGCTGCTGTGGTGGAAATCAGCCAGCTGTGGGAGGACGGCTTCGCCCTCGTACAGCTCGAGCTCCGCcggagagagagcgagatcGAAGCCCTTAACAGGAAGTTGACGATGATGGAAAACGAGCGGTTAACGGTGCTGTCTCAGGCTCAGACTAACGTTACCAATCCGtcttcatcatcttcctccAAGAGAGAGCAGCAGACCCAGCTGCTGCCGCCCACCGGTGATG GGCCGATTATAGATTCAGTCCAGACACTGTCTTCTGATCAGAGCATCAGAGAGAAGGCGGACacctcagccaatcacagaacgCCACCGCCATCCCAGACAGAGGAGAAACAGTGCGAGCAGCTCAATTCCGGCGTGTGTGACAGCGACGGCAGAGACGATGACGAAGACTTGATAGTCAAGCTAGAGGACGAGGACGACGTCCAGATCGTGGAGCAGACGGTGGACTCCGATCACAGCGTCAGCGACGGAGCGGGACACCACGAGATGGAAGTGAACCTCCAGCCTGCCGAGGTCATGGAAGAACAAGAGAGCCAGCAGTGGTCGTCGGTTTCAGTGGGAGACAGCGACACCGCTGATGACTCGGACTGCTTTTTCGAGCCAAAGCAGCTGTCTCAAAATCTGGACTCGGAAATCCTGCTCATTCAGAATGCTTTGGACATTTTTGATCATTCGGCAGAGACGGCATACTCTGACAGGTTTACGAGGGACAATGGACAAGGTGCGTCAAGTAAATCAAGAGCTCCTGTGACTTTTAGCCAAGCTCAGCCAAGTCAGCCCCTAGATGAAAATAATCACCCCCATGAGAGAGGAGTGTCCATCAGATTCCTCGCCGAGAAACAACCCCACGCTAAAAACGCGTCGGCTTTTAACCCGGACAACAGATTCTTTCTTTTAAACGACCCCGAGCTGCATAAAACGATAGCGACTCGGCGCATCAAGGAGAAATGGTTCATCTGTCCGTTCTGCGGCAAGAGCTTTGATCGCGTCAGCCACCTGGAGATCCACCAGCGaattcacaccggagagaaaccgtacacaTGCGACACGTGTGGCAAGTGTTTTTCTCAGAGGAGCAACCTTCGCACTCACCAGCGGACACACAAAGAGGCCCTATCCCAAAACGCAGTTTGA